In one Zobellia galactanivorans genomic region, the following are encoded:
- a CDS encoding DEAD/DEAH box helicase yields the protein MPETQFELQEKKTDKELYSYQQGAINQIFEKFDNERDDYHLLYQLPTGGGKTVIFSEIVRQYLKNHSKKVLVMTHRVELCNQTSKMLTSFGVVNKVVDSKANLDDHERYSCYVAMVETLNNRLNDGILDISDVGLVIIDEAHYNSFTKLFKFFENSFILGVTATPLSSNKDLPMNRNYDELIPGESIENLIKNDFLARAETYQYDMGLTSLEVGSNGDYTVKSSSDLYTSPSMLNKLLEAYTTHSKGKKTLIFNNGIETSIQVYHTFNSAGLPIMHLDNTATKKQRKHILKWFHETPDAILTSVSILTTGFDEPTIDTIILNRATKSLTLYYQMIGRGSRVLNNKSKFTVIDLGNNIYRFGPWGADLDWEAIFKSPNFYIDRIKDDEAIESTFKHELAEDIRSEFSKSKETYLDINAIYKEATFSGESSKVVLEKSIEQHAYICIENSEDVYDALALAKLLKEDIDNRIQVYGKCISKSTYNFISWLKLDYQKKLNAYLRENFDAVFEQIHGHPPED from the coding sequence ATGCCAGAGACTCAATTTGAACTACAAGAAAAGAAAACGGACAAAGAACTTTACAGCTACCAGCAAGGTGCTATTAATCAAATATTTGAAAAGTTCGATAATGAAAGAGATGACTACCACCTGTTATATCAATTACCCACTGGTGGCGGAAAGACCGTAATTTTTTCCGAAATAGTCCGGCAATACCTTAAAAACCACTCGAAAAAGGTCTTGGTCATGACACACCGAGTAGAACTCTGCAACCAGACTTCCAAAATGCTCACCAGTTTTGGAGTGGTCAATAAAGTTGTCGATAGCAAAGCCAATTTAGATGACCATGAACGCTACAGTTGCTATGTGGCCATGGTAGAAACATTGAACAACAGGCTTAACGACGGCATATTGGATATCTCTGACGTTGGTTTGGTCATTATAGATGAAGCCCATTACAATTCCTTTACAAAACTGTTTAAATTTTTCGAAAACTCCTTTATCCTTGGGGTTACCGCTACCCCCTTAAGTTCCAATAAGGACTTACCCATGAACCGCAACTACGATGAGTTGATTCCTGGGGAATCCATAGAAAATTTAATTAAAAATGATTTTTTGGCCAGGGCCGAAACCTACCAGTATGATATGGGGTTGACTTCTTTGGAGGTAGGTTCCAATGGGGATTATACGGTTAAATCTTCTTCGGACCTCTATACGAGTCCGTCCATGTTAAATAAATTACTGGAAGCTTATACGACCCATTCCAAGGGCAAAAAAACGCTGATATTCAACAACGGTATAGAAACCTCTATCCAGGTATACCACACCTTTAACAGTGCGGGCTTGCCCATTATGCATTTAGACAATACCGCTACCAAAAAACAACGAAAACATATTTTAAAGTGGTTTCATGAAACTCCCGACGCGATACTTACATCGGTAAGTATTTTGACGACTGGTTTTGATGAACCCACTATAGATACCATAATCCTAAACCGGGCCACAAAATCCTTGACCTTGTACTACCAAATGATTGGTAGGGGGTCTAGGGTCTTGAACAACAAATCTAAATTTACCGTTATCGATCTTGGTAACAATATCTATCGTTTTGGTCCTTGGGGTGCAGATTTAGACTGGGAGGCCATTTTTAAATCACCTAATTTCTACATAGACCGTATCAAGGACGATGAAGCTATTGAAAGTACCTTTAAACATGAGTTGGCCGAGGACATTCGATCAGAATTTTCAAAATCTAAAGAGACTTATCTAGATATTAATGCCATTTACAAGGAAGCCACCTTTTCCGGGGAATCGTCTAAAGTGGTGTTGGAAAAATCCATTGAACAACATGCCTATATCTGTATAGAAAATAGCGAAGATGTATATGATGCCCTTGCATTGGCAAAGTTACTTAAAGAAGACATTGACAATAGGATACAAGTCTATGGCAAGTGTATCAGTAAAAGCACCTATAATTTTATAAGTTGGCTAAAACTGGATTACCAAAAAAAGCTCAACGCCTATCTTAGAGAAAATTTTGATGCCGTCTTTGAACAAATTCACGGCCATCCACCAGAAGATTAA
- the kefF gene encoding glutathione-regulated potassium-efflux system oxidoreductase KefF, whose protein sequence is MKNILVLFSHPKFEKSRANVILVDKIKDKEGVTFHDLYERYPDFNIDVDAEKALMSAHDIIIFHHPFYWYSCPPLMKQWIDVVLEFGWAYGPNGTALQSKKCLNVITTGGSRELYCSQGSNSYSVTEFLRPFEQTANLCGMQYLPPFAVMGTHRIPIEELHAYAEQYDRLLDVLQQNLKRADVRGFSFINDIPQLQTTDKI, encoded by the coding sequence ATGAAAAATATATTGGTTCTATTTTCTCACCCTAAGTTTGAAAAATCTAGGGCGAATGTCATTCTAGTCGATAAGATTAAAGATAAAGAGGGGGTAACGTTTCACGACCTATATGAACGTTACCCCGACTTCAATATAGATGTAGATGCCGAAAAAGCGCTCATGAGTGCGCACGATATAATTATCTTCCATCACCCATTTTACTGGTACAGCTGCCCACCTTTAATGAAACAATGGATAGATGTGGTCTTGGAGTTCGGGTGGGCCTACGGACCAAATGGCACGGCTCTACAGTCTAAGAAATGCTTAAACGTTATCACTACCGGAGGCAGCAGGGAACTTTACTGCTCACAAGGAAGCAATAGTTATTCGGTAACCGAGTTCTTGCGACCTTTTGAACAAACGGCTAATTTGTGCGGTATGCAGTATCTACCACCTTTTGCGGTTATGGGCACACATAGAATACCAATTGAAGAGTTGCACGCCTACGCCGAGCAATACGATCGGTTATTGGATGTATTGCAACAAAATCTAAAGCGGGCCGATGTTCGCGGCTTTTCCTTTATAAACGATATTCCCCAATTACAAACAACAGATAAGATATGA
- a CDS encoding monovalent cation:proton antiporter-2 (CPA2) family protein codes for MTGSILFEAIVFLLGAIICVSIAKRLGLSSVLGYLLAGVLIGPYVLGFIGNEGEDILHFAEFGVVMMLFLIGLEIEPKNFWKMRKTIVGMGGLQVAATMLLSYFLFILFGFNKTVALTLAMATALSSTAIALQTIKEKGLLNTNFGQSSFSILLFQDIIVIFMLGALPLLANTDKPTVEHSSEHANLLQNLPLGLQTLTILVSVVAIVVAGKYLIVPMLRKVAKTGVRELLIAAALLIVFGISFLMELVGLSPALGAFLGGVVLSNSEFKHELESTLEPFKNLLLGLFFMAVGASINFIVIANSPLTVGGILLAVIVLKALALFITGSVFKLKLNQKLLLTFGLAQIGEFAFVLLSFAFQLNILEQDQLDMMLVVTALTMTFTPIIGMVNERLLLPRLGTKESIKRPMDHIAKSQKVILVGFGHFGSTVGRFLRTHGVEATILDHDSNRVDFLRKMGFEVYYGDATRTDLLESAGIAEANILICAMDNPDVIKQLAKTVKDKYPQVKIMVRAKNRYVAYEFLNMEIDHIYRESLETSLKLASEVLSQMGFRKYTLQRQVQNFIKYDEDSLRRLAKEGQIGDDNYIFKARKELEQQEKLLEQDFKRGIVEFDSHWDSEQIRMALENPET; via the coding sequence ATGACAGGAAGTATTCTTTTTGAAGCCATAGTCTTTTTATTGGGCGCTATTATTTGTGTATCTATCGCCAAACGACTGGGGCTAAGTTCGGTATTGGGCTATTTGTTGGCCGGGGTATTGATCGGCCCCTATGTATTGGGATTTATCGGTAACGAAGGGGAAGACATTCTTCACTTTGCCGAATTTGGCGTGGTGATGATGTTGTTCTTGATCGGTCTGGAAATTGAACCCAAGAATTTCTGGAAAATGCGAAAAACCATAGTCGGTATGGGAGGGCTTCAGGTAGCGGCCACCATGCTGCTTTCGTATTTCCTTTTTATTCTATTTGGGTTTAACAAAACCGTTGCCTTGACATTGGCTATGGCCACCGCCTTGTCTTCCACGGCCATTGCCCTGCAGACCATAAAAGAAAAAGGTTTGTTGAATACCAATTTTGGACAATCTTCATTCTCCATATTGCTGTTCCAGGATATCATTGTGATTTTCATGCTCGGCGCCTTGCCCTTATTGGCCAATACGGATAAGCCCACTGTTGAACACAGTAGCGAACACGCCAATTTGCTTCAAAATCTCCCCCTAGGTCTACAGACCCTGACGATTTTGGTGTCGGTAGTGGCCATTGTGGTCGCAGGGAAGTACCTTATAGTACCAATGTTGCGAAAAGTGGCCAAGACAGGGGTCAGGGAACTATTGATTGCCGCCGCCCTGCTTATTGTTTTCGGAATTTCCTTTTTAATGGAACTGGTCGGATTGAGTCCTGCCCTAGGGGCCTTCCTTGGCGGTGTAGTCTTGTCGAATAGTGAATTCAAACACGAATTGGAAAGCACCCTTGAACCGTTTAAAAACTTGCTATTAGGTCTGTTCTTTATGGCCGTAGGCGCTTCCATCAATTTTATCGTAATTGCGAACAGCCCATTGACCGTTGGGGGCATTTTACTCGCCGTTATAGTGCTAAAAGCCTTGGCGCTCTTTATTACGGGCTCGGTATTCAAATTAAAATTAAACCAGAAATTACTGTTGACTTTCGGACTCGCACAAATAGGGGAGTTCGCCTTTGTACTGTTGTCGTTCGCATTTCAATTGAACATTTTGGAACAGGATCAATTGGACATGATGCTGGTGGTTACGGCATTGACCATGACCTTTACCCCGATCATTGGCATGGTAAACGAACGTCTGCTTTTGCCCCGTTTGGGCACCAAGGAATCCATAAAAAGGCCCATGGACCACATAGCCAAGTCGCAAAAAGTAATTTTGGTGGGTTTCGGACATTTTGGAAGCACTGTGGGCCGATTTCTGCGCACCCATGGCGTAGAGGCCACCATCTTGGACCACGACTCCAATCGTGTCGATTTTTTGCGCAAAATGGGTTTTGAGGTCTATTATGGCGACGCCACTAGAACCGACCTACTGGAATCTGCGGGAATAGCCGAGGCCAATATTCTAATTTGTGCCATGGACAACCCCGATGTCATCAAGCAATTGGCCAAGACGGTTAAGGACAAATATCCACAGGTTAAAATCATGGTCCGTGCCAAAAACAGGTACGTAGCCTACGAGTTTCTAAATATGGAAATAGACCATATTTACAGGGAATCATTGGAAACTTCCCTTAAACTGGCGAGTGAAGTCCTTAGTCAAATGGGCTTTAGAAAATACACCTTACAGCGCCAAGTGCAGAACTTTATCAAATACGATGAAGACAGCCTTAGGCGTCTGGCCAAAGAAGGTCAAATAGGGGACGATAATTATATTTTTAAGGCGCGGAAAGAACTCGAACAACAAGAAAAATTATTGGAACAGGACTTCAAACGTGGGATTGTCGAGTTCGATAGCCACTGGGATAGTGAACAGATCAGGATGGCCCTAGAAAACCCAGAGACATAA
- a CDS encoding TfoX/Sxy family protein, with protein sequence MKVTEGFLAYVLDQLAQWEGVYTQKMFGGVGLFYEGLMFGLVYNDSVALKVDLSNQSKYIAAGEAPITVFKTNTPLPSYYTVPGSVFENASDFVSWAKESYQIQVQKL encoded by the coding sequence ATGAAGGTAACCGAAGGTTTCTTAGCCTATGTTTTAGACCAGTTGGCCCAATGGGAAGGCGTCTATACCCAAAAAATGTTCGGAGGTGTGGGCTTATTTTACGAAGGCCTAATGTTCGGTCTGGTCTATAACGATTCGGTAGCCCTAAAAGTCGATCTTAGTAACCAGTCAAAATATATAGCAGCGGGAGAAGCCCCCATTACCGTATTTAAAACCAACACCCCATTGCCTTCATACTATACCGTACCTGGTTCGGTCTTCGAAAATGCAAGCGATTTTGTGTCTTGGGCAAAGGAATCGTACCAAATACAGGTTCAAAAGCTCTAA
- a CDS encoding NUDIX hydrolase, translated as MEPEKILNISVDCVVFGYDINTKSLNVLLIKRFLEREEEVLVNDYVLTGYHVYQKETLDETATRVLKELTGLTDQYKKQFKAFGNPDRLTNEKDLIWIRNEGFNSRTITIAYYFLLKTDDVDLKNNKYQAKWFPVNDLPELGFDHEKIILEAYEDLKTKCLSEPIIFKLLPDKFTINEVQDLYQSILGIEIDNRNFRRKLIKKKYIIALDEKQVGVSKRPAQLYMFSLDLYEKMFKKNYLINI; from the coding sequence ATGGAACCCGAAAAAATATTGAATATATCCGTTGATTGTGTCGTTTTTGGATATGATATAAACACTAAATCCTTAAATGTTTTATTGATCAAACGATTTTTGGAAAGGGAAGAAGAGGTCTTGGTAAACGATTATGTGCTGACGGGTTATCACGTTTATCAAAAGGAAACCCTTGATGAAACGGCAACCAGGGTTTTAAAGGAATTGACCGGTTTGACCGACCAGTACAAAAAGCAGTTTAAGGCCTTTGGAAATCCGGATCGATTAACGAACGAGAAAGACCTTATCTGGATTCGGAATGAAGGATTCAATTCAAGAACCATCACTATTGCGTATTACTTTTTATTGAAAACGGACGATGTTGACTTAAAGAACAATAAGTACCAGGCCAAGTGGTTTCCCGTCAACGATTTGCCCGAACTCGGATTTGACCACGAAAAGATCATATTGGAGGCTTATGAAGATCTTAAGACAAAATGCTTATCGGAGCCCATTATTTTTAAGCTCCTTCCTGATAAGTTTACCATAAATGAAGTTCAGGATCTCTACCAATCTATCTTGGGAATAGAAATCGATAATAGAAATTTCAGGAGGAAACTAATTAAGAAAAAATACATTATAGCCCTAGATGAAAAACAAGTTGGGGTATCAAAAAGACCTGCCCAGCTTTATATGTTCAGCTTAGATCTGTACGAAAAGATGTTTAAGAAAAATTACCTGATAAATATTTGA
- a CDS encoding substrate-binding domain-containing protein yields MKLNKHLPVKHLLRLFVVSTILLNALGCAEPIEKSDNTQKGELNEDGLIESAIDLSGKTIGYCSPTLNAPYYQALLKSIQETTEKNGMTFLSADGQDDISKQVSAVEDLITKGVDALLLNPKDPDALVGVTKLAKAAGIPVFIIDSSIDPSAEYVTTIQSNNLANGALAGEWLAKKFGSKKMNIALLSGNAGNPVGRTRKQGLLQGIAEEQLRSLGYIDLNVKTQMYTEWSYAGGLKAMEDILVAHPDINVVITESDVCVLGAIKAIAQAGKTDDILIVAGADGQKEAIKYIMDTDFYGCTAMNSPVQIGKNAVTYAIQYMNGKRDFSKTSFTAPLLITKENAAQYYNPDALF; encoded by the coding sequence ATGAAACTCAACAAACATCTGCCCGTAAAACACCTGCTAAGGTTATTTGTGGTATCTACCATTTTACTTAACGCCTTAGGGTGTGCCGAACCCATTGAAAAGTCCGATAACACCCAAAAGGGTGAATTGAACGAAGATGGACTGATAGAAAGTGCCATCGATCTTTCAGGAAAAACCATTGGCTATTGCAGCCCCACTTTAAATGCGCCTTATTATCAGGCCTTGTTAAAGAGCATTCAAGAAACCACGGAAAAAAACGGAATGACCTTTTTGTCCGCCGACGGGCAAGACGATATCAGTAAACAGGTATCGGCCGTGGAAGATTTGATTACAAAGGGGGTAGACGCCTTGCTCTTGAACCCTAAAGACCCCGATGCCTTGGTAGGGGTCACCAAATTGGCCAAGGCCGCTGGCATCCCCGTTTTTATAATCGATAGCTCAATCGACCCTTCCGCCGAATATGTGACTACGATACAGTCCAATAATTTGGCCAACGGTGCCCTTGCGGGAGAGTGGTTGGCCAAAAAATTCGGGAGTAAAAAAATGAACATTGCCCTACTTAGCGGCAATGCGGGGAATCCGGTCGGAAGAACCCGAAAACAAGGACTCTTACAGGGGATAGCCGAAGAACAGCTAAGAAGTTTGGGCTACATCGATTTGAACGTTAAAACCCAAATGTATACGGAATGGTCTTATGCTGGAGGACTAAAGGCCATGGAAGATATTTTAGTGGCCCACCCAGACATCAATGTGGTTATTACCGAGTCCGATGTTTGTGTCCTCGGTGCCATAAAAGCCATTGCCCAGGCAGGAAAAACGGATGACATCCTGATTGTCGCGGGTGCCGACGGACAAAAAGAGGCCATTAAGTACATCATGGATACCGATTTCTATGGCTGTACCGCTATGAACAGTCCGGTTCAGATAGGTAAAAACGCCGTCACTTATGCGATTCAATATATGAACGGTAAGCGGGATTTTTCTAAAACATCGTTTACCGCCCCTTTGCTTATCACCAAAGAAAACGCTGCTCAGTATTACAATCCAGATGCATTGTTTTAA
- a CDS encoding sugar ABC transporter ATP-binding protein → MQNTKSEYRLEMTGISKSFGIVSVLKDVNLRVKHGEIHALLGENGAGKSTLMKILSGVHQRDTGRVLLNGEEIHPKNTHEGRVMGISVVYQELSLINDLSVAENIYLHKLGASKFWMNWKEITKDAQELINSLGFDIDASATVRNLSIVQKQVVEIAKAISEDTKVLVLDEPTTVFDPTDTQKLFDNLFKLRERGISIIYISHHLEEIFKIADTVTVLKDGVDTGSMPVSETDADAVIRLMIGRELKDMFPPRNIKVGNEAIFEVKDLTAKNTLVHNVSFSVKPGEVLGIAGLGGSGRTETAKLIFGADKKKSGSIFLNGKEIQTKSPADAVKQEIGLVCEDRKEEGVFLPLSIRKNISVTNFKSISNRFGFINVEKEYAKVQELIEKLNIKTPSSGVPVENLSGGNQQKVALAKWLSIDSKVIIIDEPTRGVDVGAKVEIYNLINEVAKRGVGVVVISSDMPEIMGIADRILVMYKGTIYGELPKEKFSEENILRYAIGKPLKN, encoded by the coding sequence ATGCAAAATACAAAAAGCGAGTATAGACTTGAAATGACCGGAATATCAAAAAGTTTCGGAATCGTTTCAGTGCTGAAGGATGTCAATTTAAGGGTAAAGCATGGTGAAATCCATGCCCTACTTGGCGAAAACGGAGCGGGGAAATCCACTTTGATGAAAATACTAAGCGGGGTACACCAAAGGGATACCGGTCGCGTATTGCTCAATGGAGAGGAAATACATCCTAAAAACACCCATGAAGGCCGGGTCATGGGTATTAGCGTAGTATACCAAGAACTATCTTTGATCAATGACCTCTCCGTAGCGGAAAACATATACCTGCATAAGTTGGGGGCCAGTAAGTTTTGGATGAACTGGAAGGAAATAACCAAGGATGCCCAAGAATTGATCAACTCCTTAGGTTTTGATATCGATGCCTCGGCCACGGTAAGGAACCTGAGTATTGTACAAAAACAAGTGGTAGAGATTGCCAAGGCGATTTCGGAAGACACCAAGGTTTTGGTTTTAGATGAGCCCACTACGGTATTTGACCCCACCGACACCCAAAAACTATTTGACAATTTGTTCAAACTTAGGGAGCGGGGTATTTCCATCATTTACATTTCGCATCACCTAGAGGAGATTTTCAAAATAGCCGACACCGTAACCGTGCTTAAGGATGGTGTAGATACGGGGAGCATGCCCGTTTCCGAAACCGATGCCGATGCCGTAATTCGATTGATGATCGGTAGGGAATTGAAAGATATGTTCCCGCCAAGGAACATAAAGGTAGGGAACGAAGCCATTTTTGAGGTCAAGGATTTGACGGCAAAAAACACCCTAGTACACAATGTTTCCTTTTCCGTAAAGCCTGGTGAAGTACTAGGTATTGCGGGACTAGGGGGAAGCGGAAGGACAGAAACCGCAAAATTGATCTTCGGAGCGGATAAAAAGAAATCGGGAAGCATTTTCTTGAACGGAAAGGAAATTCAAACCAAATCCCCTGCCGATGCAGTGAAGCAAGAAATAGGCCTGGTCTGTGAAGACAGAAAGGAAGAGGGCGTGTTCTTACCCCTGTCCATCCGAAAGAACATCAGTGTGACCAATTTTAAGTCCATTTCAAACCGGTTCGGCTTTATCAATGTCGAAAAAGAATACGCCAAGGTCCAGGAGCTGATAGAAAAACTCAACATTAAAACGCCTAGCTCTGGGGTACCGGTCGAAAACCTAAGTGGGGGAAACCAACAAAAAGTGGCCTTGGCCAAGTGGCTGAGTATAGACAGTAAGGTAATCATCATAGATGAGCCTACCCGAGGTGTCGATGTTGGCGCAAAAGTAGAAATCTACAACCTGATCAACGAAGTGGCCAAAAGAGGCGTCGGCGTTGTGGTCATCTCATCGGATATGCCCGAAATAATGGGTATTGCCGATAGAATTCTGGTGATGTACAAAGGAACGATCTATGGGGAACTGCCCAAAGAAAAATTTTCCGAAGAAAACATACTTCGTTACGCAATTGGAAAACCACTAAAAAATTAA
- a CDS encoding ABC transporter permease — MALTLKQQLSSPGGVLKFLIKYNTIFIFLLLVLFSAIISDVFFTSVNLSNLLKQVSGIGIISIGMLIVILTGGIDLSVGSMVALLAVTFAILVNIFALPLAILITIAIGFGLGSVSGYLVAYQKMAPFIATLALMTVARGMGFIYSKGSPVTFKTYGGLFMSDFANNSFLGIPNIAIVFFIIVILAMVMLRHNVFGRIVIAIGSNEEASRLSGIKVNKYKFLVYAISGALAAISAIIVASRTNLGSPNMGMAWELDAIAAVVIGGASLNGGRGTAINTLMGVLILGLISNILNLLNVPSYPQQVVKGGIIIFAVLLQRFENK; from the coding sequence ATGGCTTTAACTTTAAAACAACAACTGAGCAGCCCGGGCGGTGTGCTTAAGTTCTTAATAAAATACAACACCATATTCATCTTCTTGTTATTGGTGCTGTTTTCCGCAATCATTTCAGATGTATTCTTTACCTCGGTGAACCTAAGTAACCTTTTAAAGCAAGTATCGGGTATCGGTATTATAAGTATCGGCATGTTGATCGTCATCTTGACCGGCGGAATAGATTTGTCCGTAGGTTCCATGGTGGCCCTATTGGCCGTGACCTTTGCCATTCTCGTTAATATTTTCGCCTTGCCCTTGGCCATTCTTATTACCATTGCCATCGGATTTGGCCTGGGCAGTGTTTCGGGCTATTTGGTGGCTTACCAAAAAATGGCGCCCTTTATCGCAACCTTGGCGTTAATGACCGTAGCACGGGGAATGGGCTTTATTTACTCTAAAGGCTCTCCGGTAACTTTCAAGACCTATGGCGGTTTATTTATGTCGGATTTTGCCAATAATTCCTTTTTGGGCATACCCAATATTGCCATTGTGTTTTTTATAATCGTGATTTTGGCGATGGTCATGCTCCGTCACAACGTTTTCGGGAGAATCGTCATTGCCATAGGAAGTAACGAGGAAGCCTCTCGACTCTCTGGAATCAAGGTAAACAAGTATAAGTTTTTGGTCTATGCCATATCTGGGGCCTTGGCGGCCATTTCGGCCATCATCGTAGCTTCGAGAACCAACCTAGGCTCACCCAATATGGGCATGGCCTGGGAACTGGATGCCATTGCCGCCGTAGTAATCGGCGGCGCCAGTTTAAATGGCGGTAGGGGTACGGCCATAAATACCTTGATGGGGGTATTGATCTTAGGCTTGATCAGCAATATCCTAAATCTTTTAAACGTGCCTTCATATCCACAGCAAGTCGTAAAAGGAGGGATCATCATTTTTGCCGTATTGCTTCAACGATTTGAGAATAAATAA
- a CDS encoding mannitol dehydrogenase family protein: MKNYKLNSTNLSHISERVSVPKYNRSKLKTGIVHVGIGGFHRAHEAFYTDQLLQDESVTDWGICGVALLDFDTKIYNTLKEQDGLYTLIVKELDGTHTRQVIGSIVEYLFAPEAPIKVIEKMASPEVKIITLTITEGGYNYNEATKKFDFDNPLIQHDLTHPNSPKTIFGYLTQALKLRKDRGLKGCTIQSCDNIQGNGHMAKRMLLTYVSTAAPDLVEWIESHVSFPNAMVDRITPATSEADIINLRETTGIEDAWPVVCEPFKQWVIEDDFIEGRPAWETVGAQFVNNVEPYEKMKLSLLNAGHSVLGILGALLGYDTIDEAVNNPNVRSFLNSYMDVEVSPVLGDLEGIDLSDYKRSLLERFGNINIKDQIDRICSESSAKIPIFILPTVNAQLTENGPIKRAAFVIAAWAIYSLGKDEKGHVLNIKDAMASLISEKAKVAVENPKTFLEIESVFGKLKNDSSFVEAYTQAYKNIMDQGVEKCVIAINRNQENNN; encoded by the coding sequence ATGAAAAATTATAAATTAAACAGCACTAATCTTTCCCATATTTCAGAAAGAGTTTCAGTTCCAAAATACAACAGATCTAAGCTTAAAACGGGCATCGTACATGTGGGTATCGGTGGGTTTCACCGGGCACATGAAGCTTTTTATACCGATCAACTACTGCAAGACGAATCCGTCACGGATTGGGGGATATGTGGCGTAGCCCTTTTGGATTTCGACACTAAGATCTACAATACCCTAAAAGAACAAGACGGCTTGTACACCTTGATCGTCAAGGAACTGGACGGCACCCATACCCGACAGGTCATCGGTTCCATCGTTGAATATCTCTTCGCTCCGGAAGCCCCCATAAAGGTTATCGAAAAAATGGCGAGTCCTGAAGTCAAAATTATCACCTTGACCATTACCGAAGGTGGGTATAACTATAACGAGGCCACCAAAAAATTCGACTTTGACAATCCCTTGATCCAACATGACCTAACACATCCCAACAGCCCTAAGACCATTTTTGGTTACCTGACCCAAGCTTTAAAACTGAGAAAGGATAGAGGTCTCAAAGGATGTACCATTCAGTCTTGCGACAACATTCAGGGGAATGGCCATATGGCCAAAAGGATGTTGCTCACTTATGTTTCCACCGCAGCACCTGATTTGGTAGAATGGATAGAAAGCCATGTGTCTTTTCCCAATGCCATGGTCGACAGAATAACCCCGGCGACCTCGGAAGCCGATATTATAAACTTACGGGAAACTACCGGTATTGAAGATGCCTGGCCCGTGGTATGCGAACCTTTTAAACAATGGGTCATAGAAGATGATTTTATTGAGGGAAGGCCGGCATGGGAAACCGTAGGGGCACAATTTGTAAACAATGTCGAGCCCTATGAAAAAATGAAACTGAGCCTTCTAAACGCCGGACATTCCGTACTGGGCATTCTAGGCGCGCTACTAGGATACGATACCATAGATGAAGCGGTGAACAACCCAAACGTAAGAAGCTTTTTGAACAGCTATATGGATGTCGAGGTGAGTCCCGTTTTAGGCGATTTGGAAGGCATCGATTTAAGTGACTACAAGCGATCCCTGTTGGAAAGGTTTGGAAACATCAATATAAAAGACCAGATCGATAGAATCTGCTCTGAAAGTTCCGCCAAGATCCCCATATTTATTTTACCGACCGTAAATGCCCAATTAACGGAAAACGGACCCATAAAGCGCGCCGCCTTTGTCATTGCGGCTTGGGCAATCTATAGCTTGGGGAAAGATGAAAAAGGCCATGTCCTGAATATCAAGGACGCCATGGCTTCCTTGATAAGTGAAAAAGCCAAGGTCGCGGTAGAAAACCCGAAGACCTTTTTGGAAATAGAGTCGGTATTCGGAAAACTCAAAAACGATTCAAGCTTTGTAGAGGCGTACACCCAAGCCTATAAAAACATTATGGACCAAGGTGTGGAAAAATGTGTGATCGCTATAAACCGTAACCAGGAGAACAACAATTAA